A stretch of the Aminipila terrae genome encodes the following:
- a CDS encoding SpoVA/SpoVAEb family sporulation membrane protein: protein MEYFYCFCIGGIICVVGQILLDTTKLTAPRILVIFVVTGAVLQALNLYQPLVDLAGNGATVPLPGFGYALAKGPWMERKTGSWAL from the coding sequence ATGGAATACTTTTATTGTTTTTGTATTGGCGGCATTATATGTGTTGTAGGTCAGATTTTACTGGATACAACTAAATTGACGGCTCCCAGAATATTAGTCATTTTTGTTGTTACTGGTGCAGTACTGCAGGCACTGAATTTATATCAGCCGCTAGTTGATTTAGCTGGGAATGGTGCTACGGTACCACTACCAGGATTCGGATATGCCCTGGCCAAGGGGCCATGGATGGAGCGAAAGACGGGTTCCTGGGCGCTTTGA